The sequence ATGGACTCTAATTTAGAAACTATTTGGAACGAAGCAATGGACCTAATAAAAATAGAACTATCGGAGGTAAGTTATAATACATGGTTTAAAACAATAGAACCTATATCGATGGATGATAATAATATAATACTTGCCGCTCCAAACGAGTTTACAAAAGGAATACTTGACGGAAGATATCTTAATTTAATTAAAAACGCCATATCCCAAATAACAAAACAAAATTATCATATAATTATTACCATCCCTGAAGATGAAATTAAATTAAATGTAGGACAAACTAAGGCTGTGGAAAACGGTGAAAACATTTCCAGATCTCAGCTAAACCCCAAATACACCTTTGACAGCTTTGTTATAGGAAATAGTAACCGTTTTGCTCATGCAGCATCCTTAGCTGTAGCGGAAGCACCTGCTCAAGCTTACAATCCACTTTTTATATATGGAGGAGTAGGTCTTGGAAAAACTCATCTTATGCATGCAATTGGCCACTACATACTCAACCAAAATTCTAAAACAAAGGTAGTATATGTATCATCAGAAAAATTTACAAATGAACTCATAAACTCCATAAGAGATGATAAAAATGATGCATTTAGAAATAGATACAGAAACGTTGATGTATTACTCATTGACGATATACAATTTATAGCTGGAAAGGAAAGAACTCAAGAGGAATTTTTCCATACTTTTAATGCTCTTCATGACGCAAATAAACAGATAATAATATCCAGCGATAGACCTCCAAAGGAAATACCTACTCTTGAAGACAGATTAAGATCAAGATTCGAATGGGGCCTTATTGCAGATATCCAGCCACCTGACTTGGAAACAAGAATTGCTATACTTAAAAAGAAGGCAAAAGTCGAAAATTTAAGTATAGAAAATGATGTTCTTCTTTATATTGCTACAAAAATTCAATCTAATATAAG is a genomic window of Acidilutibacter cellobiosedens containing:
- the dnaA gene encoding chromosomal replication initiator protein DnaA, producing the protein MDSNLETIWNEAMDLIKIELSEVSYNTWFKTIEPISMDDNNIILAAPNEFTKGILDGRYLNLIKNAISQITKQNYHIIITIPEDEIKLNVGQTKAVENGENISRSQLNPKYTFDSFVIGNSNRFAHAASLAVAEAPAQAYNPLFIYGGVGLGKTHLMHAIGHYILNQNSKTKVVYVSSEKFTNELINSIRDDKNDAFRNRYRNVDVLLIDDIQFIAGKERTQEEFFHTFNALHDANKQIIISSDRPPKEIPTLEDRLRSRFEWGLIADIQPPDLETRIAILKKKAKVENLSIENDVLLYIATKIQSNIRELEGALIKIVAYSSLTKKEITVDLAEEALKDIISSSKPKEITVNLIKEVVAKNFNIKSEDFNSKKRTRAIAYPRQVAMYLCRELTDLSLPKIGDEFGGRDHTTVIHAYEKISSNLKSNSTFNKKIENVIKEIQGDN